In Actinoplanes lobatus, the DNA window ACCACCGCGGGGCAGCCGTGCTCGCGGGTGAGCAGCTCCCGGACGCCGAACCGGTCCCAGCCCGGCATGATCGGCGGCGACACCGGCACCCCGTCGCGGAAGCTGACCGGCCCCGGCACCCCGATCCCGATCGCGTCGAGCCGGTCGTAGGCGCCCTCCACCCGGGCCTTGGCCAGCAGTTCGTTGACGCGGTGCAGGATCACCTTGGGGCCGGAGCGGATGTCGGCCTCTTCGGTGTAGTTGGCCACGGGTTCCAGGCGGCCGTTGGTCACCTCGACGTCGATCGAGCTGGCGCCCAGGTCGACCGCGGCGAACCGCAGCCTCGGATGCAGCTCGACTAGCGTCGACCGGCGGCCGCCCCGGGAGGCGGCCATCCCGGCTTCGACGAGGTAGCCCGCGGCGACCAGACGTTCCACTTCGGCCAGCAGCCGCGGGCGGGGCAGTTGCAGGCGATCGGCCAGCTCAGCCCGCGAGATGGCGCCCTCGTTCCGCAGCAGGCGCAGCAGCCGCAGGTAGGGCGGATCGATCGTCATACGCACGTTGGCTCCACATCCGCACGCCACAGCGTGCCGCGTCCGCCGATGTCACATCGATTCTTCGTCGATGTGTTACATGCGCCACAGTAGAAGTGATTGTTCTAGCTGTCCATAGCTTCCAGCTGATCCAACTCAAACTTTCGACAGATCCTGCAAAAGGTCCGGCGGGGCGCCCTCAAGAAAGATCCTTAAAGACCAAAGCCCCAACCATCCAGGGGTACGGTCGGCGGCAGTCCCGGCCACTGCGCGGGCATGACCGGGCAGTGCACCGACCCGTGGCAGAAGTCCGGCAGCAGGTCACGGATGCCCAGGTCCAGGCCGTCGTAGAGGATCCCCGGGCCGTCCGGGCCGCGGACGATCAGCGTCCGGTCACGGTGATCGCGGTGCGGCTGCGGGCGCTGCCGGTGCGGCTTGCCGGCCGTGGGCTCGGCCGCGGGCTTCACGGCCGGCCGGGGGCGGACCGGCTGAGCAACGGCTGGCGCCGGACGGTTCGTCGTCGGCTTGATGATGATCACCGGCGGGGTTTTGGTGGGCCGGCGAGGAGGCTTCGGAGCGCCCGTGCCGGGTTTGATGACGATCACCGTAGGGGCCGGGGGCTTGATGATGATCACCGGCGGCGTCGTGGCGGGCCGGTGCGGCTTCGGAACGCCCGGACCGGGTTTGATGACGATCACCGAAGGGCTCGGGCTCGGCGTGACGACAGCCATCGGGCGAGCCGGGCTCGGGTCGGCGACGACCGGGAGGGCGACGGTGGGCGTGGGGAAACTCGTGACCGGCGACGACTGGATCACGGTGGGCGTGGGCGCCGACGACGGCTGCGTGGCAGCGGGCGCGGGAGATGTCGCCGGCCCCTGCGTGACGGTGGGCACGGGCGTGACCGGGTTGCCCTGCGAATCGAGGATACGCAGCACGAACGCGTCGGCATCGGGTGCCGGGTCCGGGACGGGACCGCCACTGCGGGCGATGGGCGGTGGCAGCAGCGTCGTGATGACGGCGACCCCGGCGAAGGTGACGATCCTGTGCATCCGGGTGATCTCCTCGGGCTGGTGGAACCGAACCACCCGAGGTTAATCCCTAGATCGGACAAAACAGTCATTACTCGCATAAGTGCACTACCTGCGGGTGGCCCGCGGTGACGTCGTCCACCGGCGAGCCACGCGCCGCGCGTACCGAAAGATTGGTTCTGTCAGGGAAATGCTCGAACGAGCGGAGACGACGAGCCGGACCTGCGGTTCCTGACGGTCAGGGCGACGACACCGACGGAGCCGGGGAGGGTCTCGCCGCGAGGGCGTTCTCGACCGCGGCGATCGTGGCCGCGTCCACGGTTCCGGTCGGCTCGACCCCCAGGTCCTTCTGGAACGCCTTGAGTGCCTCGGTCAGCTGGTCGGTCCAGTTGCCGTCGACCGGCCCGGTCCAGAACCCGGCCAGCTTCAGGGTCTGCTGCACGGCCGCGGTGGACGCGATCGCCTCGTCGGCGGCCGCACCGCCCTTGGCCCGCAGATCCTTCTGCAACGCCGCGTCGGTGGCCTTGTCGACGGTGCCGGTCTCGGTCAGGCCGTGCGCCTTCTGGAGTGCCCGCACCGCGTCGACCGTGGTGGGACCGTAGACGCCGTCCACCTCGGCCTTGTAGTAACCGGCCGTGGACAGCGACTTCTGCACGGCCAGCGTGTAGTCGCGGGCCTGACCCCGCTGCTCCTCGGTGGCGCAGCCGGCCTCGCCCAGCAGGTCCAGCCACGACATCTCCAGCGCGACGGCCGCCGAGTTGAACCGCTCCGACGCCTGCCGCAGCGGTGTCTGATCGGCGACGCCCTCCTGGGCCGCGGTGAAGTCGGCGTCGGCCTGTCTGACCCGGCTGACCGTGGTGTCGGCGACGGACGCCCGCGGCTCGGGCGCCTTCGACGGCGACGGCGACGGGGCGGGCGGCAGCGACGCGCCGGCGCGGGCGGACGCCAGGGCCGCGGTCGCCTCGGCCAGCTCCTTCTCGGCGTCCGCGACCGCCTGGCGGGCGGCGGCGAGCTTCTCGACCGAGGTGACCACCTCCGACCGGGGGTCGGCCAGGTCCGCGCCGGCCTCCTTCACGTCGCCGACGGTCGGCGCGGTGCCGGTGATCAGGTCGCCGTACCGGTCCAGGGCGGTCACGTAGGAGGAGCTGGTCCGGCAGAAGGCCTCGATCTGGCCGGCCAGTTCGGCCTGCGCCCCGGCGAGGGCCTCCTGCGCGTCGGCGAGCTGCCGTTCGGCGACCGTCACCCGGGCGCCGCCGTCGGCGCTGTCGCATCCGGTTACCGCGAGAATCCCGGTGAGAATCAGGATCGGTACGCGGGCCCGCATGTCAGCGGCGGTTGTTGCGTTTGCGGAGAAAAACCACGATGCCCGCGACCACCAGTAACAGGGGAAGGACAAGTCCCCACATCAACGCACCAGTCATGCGCTGATCGTGGCACTCCGGCGAGCGCTCCCGGATCATCCCGGCGGGATGAGGAGGCGAAATGACACGATCGGCCGTTTCTCCGGCGGGTTCGGTGGGACGCGAATAGTCTTCCGGTATCCGGCGAGACTGGGGGCGGAGGGCTGCCGACATGAGGCCTCTGAGACCGGCGTCCGAGGCATCGGCCGGCCCGCGTTCGATGCACCTCATCGCGGTGGCCTTCGTGATGATCACCTTGATCGCCGTGGTCTCCGTGGTGCTCCCGGCGGGAATGCACGTCTTCGGCATGACGGCCATCGGGACCGCGCTGGCTGCCGCCTCGGCGAACCCGCGCGGGGTGCTGGCCGTCGGCTGTTACGCCCTCGTCACGGCCTTCGTGGTCTCCACCTGGCAGGGGCTGCTCGGCACCCCCGATCAGATCCTGCGGCTGCTGGTGGGCGCCGCGTTCGTCCCGATCAGCTGGGCGATCGCCGTCCACCTGCGAGAACTGCTGCGGGCGACCGCGGAGGCGGCCAGCGATCGGGGCATGCTGGCCGCGATCGTGGAGCAGTCCACCGACGCGATCACCGTGCTGGACCGCGACGGCACGGTGATGATGTGGAACGCCGGCGCGGAAAATCTGTACGGCTACCGGGCCGCCGAGATGGTCGGCCGGAGCTTCACCCGCGTGCTGCCCGCGGAGCGGGTGCCGTACTTCCGGCGAGCGCTGGCCGACGCGAACGCCGGCAAACACGTGATCCTCGACGAACTGCCGCGGCTCCACCGCGACGGCACCACGTTCCTGGTGTCGCTCGCCGCGGCGCCGATCCGCGACGAATCCGGCCAGGTGGTCGCCTCGGCGGCCACCGAACGCGACATCACCGCCCAGAAACGGCGCGAGGCCGAGGAACGGCAGGCCCGGGAGCGGACCGCCCGGGCGGCGCGGATGGAGAGCCTGGGACAGCTGGCCGGCGGGGTGGCGCACGACTTCAACAACCTGCTCGCCATCATCCTCAACTACGCCGACTTCCTCGCCGACGAGGTCACCGCCGACGGCCGCCGGGATCTCGACCGCATCCGTGAGGCCGCCGACCGGGCCCGCGCGCTGACCGGCCAGCTGCTGCTGTTCGCCAAGCAGGAACCCACCCCGGTCGAGAACGTCGACCTCAACGAGGTCGTCAGCAGCTCCAGCGAACTGCTGAGCCGCAGTATCGGCCCGAACATCCGGCTCGTCTGCCGCACCCACGACCAGCCCCTCCCGGTACGCGCGAACCGCGGCCGCCTCGACCAGATCCTGCTCAATCTGGTCATCAACGCCCGCGACGCGATGCCCGACGGCGGCACGGTCGTCGTCAGCACCGACCGGACGCCTGACGGCGGCGCCCGGCTGTCGGTCGCCGACACCGGCTGCGGGATGACCGCCGAGGTCCGCGACCGGCTCTTCGAACCGTTCTTCACCACCAAACCCGCCGACCAGGGCACCGGGCTCGGCCTGGCCACCGTCTACGGCATCGTCGAGGACGCCGGCGGCCACATCGGCGTCGCATCGTCGCCGGGGGCGGGCACCACCTTCACCATCGACCTGCCGCGGGCCGACGGCCCGGCCCCCGGAGCGGCCGGAACGTCGGCGGCGGGTCCGTCGCCGGGTCACGGTGAGCACGTGGTCGTTCTCGAGGACGAGGATTTCGTACGCGACGCGGTGATCCGGATTCTGCGGGAGAACGGATTCCGGACCACCGTCCTGCATGAACACGATCCGGCCGCCGTCCTGGACGACGCCGACCTGCTCATCGCCGACATCGCGTTGCGCCACAGCTCCGGGCCGGAGGTCGCCGTCCGCCTGCGCCGCCGTCACCCCGGCCTGCGGGTGCTGTTCATGTCCGGCTACAGCGAACGGGACCTGCGCGACCGCTACCAGCTCGACGACTCGGTCCGGATCGTGCCGAAACCGTTCACCGCCGTCGAACTGCTCGCCGCGGTCGGCGACGCCCTGGCGGCCACCGCCGGCCACCACGGATAGCAGCCCACGCGCCGGCTCCCCGGCCCGTCAGCCGGTGCAGATCGGGGCGATCGCGCCGCGCAGGGCCTTCTCGTGCAGCGGGTCGAGCCGGTGCCGGCGGTCTGCCTCACCTTCCGCGAGGAGCAGCAGGTCGCGGCAGCGGCGGGTGGCGGCGCGCAGGTTCGCGGTGGCGGCGAGCCGGCCGACGAACGCGGCGGTGATCCGGTCCAGGTGCGGGCGCACCTCGGTGACCAGGTCGGGCCGTTCGGCCGGGACCCGCTCGGGGTGCCGGGTCCACCGGTCGAACAGGCCGCGCTGCACGGTCTTGCTCATCTCGATCTGCGCCCGGAAGAACGCGACCGTCTCGGCGGGGTCCAGCCCCGCCTCGGTGGCCATCGCGGCGGCCCGGTCGAGCACCTGCTGTTCGCGGGCCGGATCGTCGATCGGCTGGTCCGTGCCGAACTTGGCGGCGGCCACCCGGTCGGCCAGCAGCAGGCGCTCGGCTGCGAGGCTGACCAGCTCTTTCAGATCGCTCGACGGCGGCAGCGCGGTCGTCATCGCCGCGGTCAGACCAACAACAAACAGATATATCACCTTTCCACCATATAGTCCCGGTTTAGGCTGGCCGGCGACCCTGCGGCTATGGCTAGCTGGCCGGGGGCTCGTATGACCAGGTGTTGCCGGCGTTGGATGTCGAGATGATCTGTGCTTCGACCCATTGCTTGTTCATGTCGAACCAGTAGAAGTCGGTGGTGACGGTGCCGGCGTTGGTGTTGTGCTGGGGCACGTCCAGGGTGACGGTGAAGCGGAAGGTCATCTGTGTCTTGCCCGGGGGCCAGGTGAGGTCGATGGGTGCCCACCGGCCGTGGTTGTTGTTCAGGTCGGCGATGGTGCCGGTGTAGACGGTGGTGGCGGATGCTTCGTGGAGGCGTTCGATCGTGACGTTCAGCCATTTCGCCACGTCCGTACCGCTGCCGGTGTAGGACGAGTTGGCCGTGTAGAGGCGCAGGTCGGGATCGTATGAGCCGGCCCCTGGGTCGTAGGTCACCGTGATGGTCCGGGTCATGGTCACCGCGCCGGGAGTGGAGAACGTCGGGTCGGTGGTGGTGAACATCGGGCCGGAGGCGCTGGTGGACAGCGGCGTGGACGGGGCCTGGCGGCCGGAGGCGAAGGTGTTGGCGGCGTTCACGACGGTCGCGGTGTGCGCGGCCGCGGAGCGGCCCACGGTGGCGGGTGCGATGAAGGTGGCCGCGGCTGCGGCGGAGACGGCGAGGGTGAGGATCGCGCTGCGCCGGAAGCCGGGCAGGTGGGACCGGTTGGCGGGCTGGACGCCGGCGAGCAGGCCGGTGAACCCGAGCACGGTCAGCGCGAGTGGTACGACGTCGTGTTGCTTGGCCCACAAGAGGGACATGCCGACCCACGGGACCATGAGGAATGCGCGGCCCTGGACGGCGTCGCGGGTCACCCCGAGCAGGTCGGGGGTGGGGTTGCTGTCGCCCTGGGTGATGTAGGTGCCGTCGGGGTTGATCCCGACGATGCGGTGGGTCAGCAGTGTCCCGGGCTTGGCGGGGTTGTGGACGGTGACGACTTTGCCGAGCAGCGGGGTGTTGTCGTCGATGTCCCTGGTGACGACGATGTCGCCGACCCGGATGCGCGGAGCCATCGATCCGGACACGATGACGGTGGCGTTGAAGCCGAACGGGACGAGCACCACCGCCCACATCGCGAGGCTGGTCAGGGCCCACAGCATCGCGCGGGCCATCATGATCCGCAGGGCCTCGGCCCAGCTGGGGTTCTCCGGCCGGGTGAGCCCCGTGACGCGACGGTGCCGGTCGGCAGGTTCGGCCATGGTCGCCATCACGGGGCTCCTCTCGTCCGCGGCGGTGGGTGCGGCTACTTCCCGGTCGCGGTGAACGCGAACCCGACACTGCCGAGGGTCGCGTCGTACTGGGTGGTGCCGGAGGCCAGCTTCACCGTGAAGACGTACTTCTGCGACTGGGTGGGAGTGGCAGGGTTGCCGGTGATGTCCCACAGGACCGGCACGGACAGCGCGCTGAGCTTCTGCTCGGCGGCGCCGACCACGTCACCCGCACCGTTCTTGACGGTGACGAGCAGGTCGTCGGCCAGCTCTTTACCCGTACCCGTGGCGCCGGTGGCGGTCAGCGCGACCACGGCGTCGTGCTTGCCGGTGTAGTTGACGGTGATCTCATTGGAGATCGTGTCGCCCGGCTTGAGCACACCGTTGGCGGCTTTGCCGTTGAGGTGCTCGGTGGCCGTGTCGAACAGCGGCAGCGTGGCGACGGCCGAGTTCTTGTCGGTCAGCTGGAGGGCGACACTGTCGTGCACGGCGAACGAGTTGCCGGCGTTGGTCTGGGTGTCCGTGAACGCGGCGCCGGAGAACCCGAGCACGACGGCGGCGGACACGGCCAGGCCGAGCGGCGCCGCGGCCCACCTGAGAAGATTCATGTTCATGGCTCGCTCCTTTCAGGAGCCGAACTCGGCGATCGGGAGTACGTCCCGATCGAGGGCACCTCGGCGCGCCGACTGCTGATCCTCATGATCGGTGGGCGGCCGGGTGGTTTACCCGTCGTCTGCAGGCTGGTGCACAAGCTGGCGGGCGACCGCGGTGACCGCGGGTCCGCTGCTCCTGCAGCTGGGTGACCTGTACCGGGATGGGTCTTCGGGGTGCGCGGGGCCGTGTACGGCCGGGGTCATCTCCGGTGGACCGAACAATGCACGGGTACGTCGCGGTGGCCGTGAGGAACGCGTCCTCGGCCCGCTGCCCGGTCGGGTGTCCGAACAAGACCACTATCGCTGGATATGCACTCGGAGGACCACCTCCACCAGCACCCGCCGGGGCGTTGGTGCCGCGGCTTGAGAGGTGCTGCACCCCTACGATCGGCACCAGCCCGCACCGGTACAGCGGCACCACCGACCGATCCCTGTGACCCACGTCGCGCCGAACGGCTACCCGGGCGGCGGACCGGTCCCGTCAGGTGGCTTTGACCGCGGCGCCCTCGATGACCACCTCGAGACAGTCACGGAACAGGTCGTCCACCGTACGGCCGGGTTGGAAGTATTCGGCGACGGCGGCGACCACGGTCGGGTGCTGCCGGGTGAACGTGTCCATGTCGAAGCCTTTCAACGCCTCGGGGTCCGGGCGGGGCGCCTGCTCTTCGAGGACGTGGCCGACCGTGAAGCGCTCGACGGTCAGAACGATCACGCGAGCCTGACGCAGCGGCACGCCGCGGGCCACGAGAGTGTTCATGGCCAGTTCGGAGATCCCCGCCATGGCGCGGGAGAGCTGGGCGGTGGAGACCACCCGGGCGCCGTCCGGATGGGCGAGCAGCGCTCGGCGCAGCCGCTCGGCCAGGCCGCTCAGCCAGTCCCGCCAGTGCTGATCCGGCTCGGGCGGTGACATGTCGCCGAACTCCTGGTCGAGGATCGCGTCGGCGATCGCGGTGACCAGGGCCGCCTTGTTGGGCAGATGCCAGTAGAGGGTCGGCGACTGCACACCGAGCCGCGCGGCGAGTTTGCGTGTCGTCACCCCGTCGAGCCCCTCGGCGTCCAGCAGAGCGACGGCCTCGGCGACGATACGCTGTCGGTCTAGCGCCAATGCGGTACCTCCCGTCGGCACTCTATCAGTGCTAAAGTCACCCTATCAGTGATAGAGAGACCGCTGTCAGGTCCAGTCGTGGCGGGCCGCGTACCACCCGAGTTGCATGCGGGTCTGGACACCGGCCAGGTCCATCAGGTGCCGCAGGCGCCGTTGCAGGGTGCGTAGCGAGAGGTCGAGCTGGGTGGCGACGGCCTGGTCGGTGAGCCCGGCGAGCAGCAGCGCCAGGATGGTCCGGTCCAGCGCCGTGATGACGTCCGCGGCCGGCTCGCCGAGGCCCGCCAGGTCCAGCGGGTGGGCGTGGCTCCACACCGTCTCGAAGAGCGCGTCCATGGCGGTGAGCAGCCCGGACCGGTGCAGCAGGACCGCGCCCGGCTCCTCACCGGCGGCGACCGTCAGCGGCACCAGGGCCAGTTCGTCGTCGGCGAGCATCAGCTTGATCGGCAGGGACTCGGTCACCCGGATCTCGACGCCCTGGCGCAGCGACTCCATCGTCTCGGCGACCATGCCGGGTGAGGAGAGCGCCGGCTGGTCCATGACGACCCGGTAGCGCACCCCCTGGGCCACCATCTGCGACTCGACTGGGTTGTCCCCCGGCGCCACCGCCACGTGCGGGGTGGTGACGAACATACGCACCTGCCGTCGGGCGGCGTGCTGCACCTGCGCGAACCGGTGCCGGAGCGCCTCGACGCCGGTGACCACCTCGATCAGCTCGCTGATGGTGCGGCCGGCCATCGCCTTGCGGTGCTCCTCGGCAAGCGTGACCAGCGCCAGTTCGGCGTTGCGCAGCTCGGCCCGCCGTTCACTGATCATGGCGCCCAGCGCGACCGCCGGGGGCGCCGCCGCGAAGACGCCGTCGGGTGTGGACTTGACCAGCCCGCACGCCGTCAGCCGGTACAGCGCGTCCTCGATGACGGCGACCGGGAGTCGCAGGGCGACGGTGAGTTCGGCCAGGTCGGCCTGGGCGCGACCGGCGAGGACACTGTAGACCGACTCGTGGTCGGGGCTCAGGCCCAGAGCGGCGAGCATCGGTGGCCGTCTCCTCTCCACCCGGGGGTGCGGAGAGGATATGCCGGGCCCCGGGACGTCGCCGCCCCAGGGCCCCGCGAATGGGATCATCGGAGGCCGTACGCCCGAATGATCTCCTGGTTGATGCTGAACCCGGCGTCGGTGGCGCCGGTGGCGCGCACCGAGAGGAAGCCGCCGGGCCGCCTCGGCAGTTTCAGCGTGCTGGTCCACCAGCCGCCGTCCGTGCGCAGCGTCGCCTTCTGCCAGGTGGCGCCGTCGTCGTAGGACACCTCCAGGCCCACCGAGGTGACGGTGCCGGTGTCCGGGCCGCCGCCGGCCTGCGGGATCGGCTTCACCCGGATCTTCCGGGTGCTGCCGGCCGGGACGTCACCGCGCTCGTCGGTGTCCAGGCGGTACTCCATCTGGAGCAGCGCCATCGGCTCGAAACGGTCCGAGTCGTTGGAGCTGGAGACGAAGTCCCATTCGGTGTGGGTACGGGTGGACAGCCGCCACTTCTCGGCCGGGCGGGAGGCGTCCAGGACCAGGTGGTAGGGCAGTGTCCCGGGCGGCACCGCCTTCCATTGCAGCGACGACGAGTACTTGTTCTCGTGCAGCAGCGTGTCGCCCTGGTAGAGCTTGAGGTTGGTGGGCACCGAACCCCACTCCAGGTTGCCGCCGTATTCGAGGGTGTCCCCGGACGACGTCCACGCCTGCACGTTGATGGTCATGTTGTCGCGGTAGCGGCTGTTCTGCACGGCGAACGTCCGGTTGAACGCGGGCCGGATCGCCGGGGCGAACCAGTCCAGGCGGGTGGCGCCCTTGGCGTAGGTGTTGCGGTTGGCCGAGACCGTCCAGGTGCCCTGCGCGTGCGACTCGGACCACACCTGTCCGGGGGTGACCCATTCGGTACGGGTGGACGGGTGCCACTCCCGCTCCGCGAAGCCGAGCGCCGGGACGAACGTCACGTCGTACCGGCCGCCGCTGCCCTGCACCGGCTCGGTCGGGTTGTAGTAGTGGGCGTCGATCCGGGTCAGGTCCGTGGCGCGCGGGTGGTACGTGAGCGGCCGGTCCGGCACCTTTCCGGTGTAGGTGCGGGTCAGGTCGTAGAGGTAGGTGGCGTACGGCACCTGGTTGGTGGCGATGTGCCGCCGGCCCGACTTCGCCAGCTCGATGAGGCGTGCCCCGGCGTCACGGTGCACGCTGGCGACCGGGATCGGCGACGCCCCCACCACCTCGTTGAGGATGCCGGCACCGTCGTTGACGACCAGCAGGAGTTTCGCTCCAGCGGCGACCGCGGCGGCGGCCCGGTCGGCGGCGCTGATCGCGTCGCTGCGGGTCACCACGACCGCCTTGCCCTTGGCGTCCGGGTATTCGCCGGGGGTGCCGGTGCCCGCGTAGACCAGCGGCAGGACGTCCCGGCCCGCCTCCATGGTGCTGCCCGGCTGGACGGTGGCGTCCAGCGGCGGCAGGCCGAGCGCGCTCAGGCTCAGCAGGGGCTCGCCCTTGCGCCACCGGTTGACCAGCGTGAACGTCACGTCCTCGACCTGCTCGGTCGGCGAGAGGTAGACGTCGTCGAACCGGACCGGGATCAGGAACGCGTCCCGGAAGCTGTCGCCGCCGGGGTAGGTGATCCCGTAGTCGACCTTGCGCTGCCGGTTCTCGGTGCGCTGCGGTGTGCCGGTCTCCAGCGGGCGGGCCTTGCTCGCGTCCAGCACGACGGTCGCCGCCTTGCCGTCGATCACGGTCTCCGGGTCGACCAGGATCGCGTAGCCGAGGGAGTCGGCCCGCTCACCCGGCACCTGGAGGACGGACTCGACGGTGTAGGTGCCCGGCGGCATCCGCAGTGTCTGTTCACCGGTGACGGTGTAGTAGTACGGGTCGAACTCCCCCGCCTTCTTCAGCAGGACGGTCGCGGTGGCGGGCTTTCCGTCCCGGCCGAGCAGCTTGATGGTCAGGTCGTAGCGCTCGTCCTCTTTGATCAGACCCAGCGACGTACGCGTGACAGCCGCACCGGTGGCGGCATCGGTGCCGACCAGGTACCCGGTGTAGCGGCCGGTGCCGGGCGCGGTCGGGTCACCGCTGACGCCGACCGTGGCGGCGCCTCCCGCGGGCACCGTCACCGAGCCGGCGCCGAGCTCGAACGGGCCGGTGGCGGCCAGGTTCAGAGTGACCGCGCCGGTGCCCGTGTTGGTGAAGGTGACCTGCTCGGTGACCGGCTCGTCGGTGGGCTCGTGCGGCCAGTCGAAGTTGCCGAAGAACACCGAGCCGGTCGCCCGTACCTGCTCGCGGACGGCGGCGGCCACGTCGACCCGGCCGGTGCCGACCTGGTACGGCGTGTAGTTGGTCAGCCCCTTGGCGCTGCTCATCAGCGCCTCCTTGAGCTGCGGGCCGGTCCAGCCGGGATGCCGCTGGGCCAGGATCGCGGCCGCGCCGGAGACGTGCGGGGTGGCCATCGAGGTGCCGCTGATGCTGCGGTACAGGCCGCTGCCGGTGGTCATCTGCTGCGACCGGGCGGCGTTGATGGCGACGCCGGGCGCGGTGATGTCCGGCTTGAGGGCGCCGCTGCGGATCAGCGGGCCGGTGCTGGAGAAGCCCGCGAGGCGGTCCTGCTTGTCGACGGCGCCGACGGTCAGCGCGCTGGCGGCCGAGCTCGGGGTGCCGATGGTCTCCGGCCCGCTGTTGCCGGCGGCGATCACGAACAGGGTGCCGTACCTGGCGGACAGCGTGTCGACCGCGACCGCCATCGGGTCGGTGCCGTCCGACAGCGTCGGGTCGCTGAGGCTCATGCTGACGATGTCGGCGCCGGACTCGGCGGCCCACTGCATGCCGGCGAGCACCCAGGAGTCGAGTCCGGAGCCGCTGTTGTCGAGCACCTTGCCGACGATCAGGTCCGCGCCGGGCGCGACACCCTTGTTGACACCGCTGGAGGCGGCGCCGGTGCCGACGATCGTCGAGGCGACGTGGGTGCCGTGACCGTTGACGTCGGCGGTGTCCTGGCCGGGCACGAAGCTGACCTTGTCGTCGATCTGGTCGGCGAGGTCGGGGTGGGTGGCGTCGATGCCGGTGTCGAGGACCGCCACCTTCACGCCGGCGCCGTCGTAACCGGCGGCCCACGCCTCGGGCGCGCCGATCTGCGGGACGCTGTCCTTGAGGTTGGCGGTGACCCGCCCGTCCAGCCAGAGCTTGCCCGTCTTCTCGCCGAGTGCGGTCCAGAACGGGCGGGTCTGGCTCTTGTCCACGGTGAGCGCGGCGGCACCCACCGTCCGCAGGTCACGGACCAGTTTCGCGCCGCGCGGGACGGCCGGCGCGGCCGTGCGTGCCGCTCCCGCCGGGACGGTGCTGATCACCGGTACGACGCTGGTCTTCGCGTCGTCGTACCCCATCTC includes these proteins:
- a CDS encoding S8 family peptidase, whose protein sequence is MSSPLMRRRLLAAVAAAGLLSGAAVAVQAPATAAAPGTPTKTDTTTHTITLITGDVVTVRGSDGGAETVDVDRPDGAPGGVRLQRSGDDLFVLPDEVLPLLSANRLDRRLFNVTDLLEMGYDDAKTSVVPVISTVPAGAARTAAPAVPRGAKLVRDLRTVGAAALTVDKSQTRPFWTALGEKTGKLWLDGRVTANLKDSVPQIGAPEAWAAGYDGAGVKVAVLDTGIDATHPDLADQIDDKVSFVPGQDTADVNGHGTHVASTIVGTGAASSGVNKGVAPGADLIVGKVLDNSGSGLDSWVLAGMQWAAESGADIVSMSLSDPTLSDGTDPMAVAVDTLSARYGTLFVIAAGNSGPETIGTPSSAASALTVGAVDKQDRLAGFSSTGPLIRSGALKPDITAPGVAINAARSQQMTTGSGLYRSISGTSMATPHVSGAAAILAQRHPGWTGPQLKEALMSSAKGLTNYTPYQVGTGRVDVAAAVREQVRATGSVFFGNFDWPHEPTDEPVTEQVTFTNTGTGAVTLNLAATGPFELGAGSVTVPAGGAATVGVSGDPTAPGTGRYTGYLVGTDAATGAAVTRTSLGLIKEDERYDLTIKLLGRDGKPATATVLLKKAGEFDPYYYTVTGEQTLRMPPGTYTVESVLQVPGERADSLGYAILVDPETVIDGKAATVVLDASKARPLETGTPQRTENRQRKVDYGITYPGGDSFRDAFLIPVRFDDVYLSPTEQVEDVTFTLVNRWRKGEPLLSLSALGLPPLDATVQPGSTMEAGRDVLPLVYAGTGTPGEYPDAKGKAVVVTRSDAISAADRAAAAVAAGAKLLLVVNDGAGILNEVVGASPIPVASVHRDAGARLIELAKSGRRHIATNQVPYATYLYDLTRTYTGKVPDRPLTYHPRATDLTRIDAHYYNPTEPVQGSGGRYDVTFVPALGFAEREWHPSTRTEWVTPGQVWSESHAQGTWTVSANRNTYAKGATRLDWFAPAIRPAFNRTFAVQNSRYRDNMTINVQAWTSSGDTLEYGGNLEWGSVPTNLKLYQGDTLLHENKYSSSLQWKAVPPGTLPYHLVLDASRPAEKWRLSTRTHTEWDFVSSSNDSDRFEPMALLQMEYRLDTDERGDVPAGSTRKIRVKPIPQAGGGPDTGTVTSVGLEVSYDDGATWQKATLRTDGGWWTSTLKLPRRPGGFLSVRATGATDAGFSINQEIIRAYGLR